A single genomic interval of uncultured Sunxiuqinia sp. harbors:
- a CDS encoding vitamin B12 dependent-methionine synthase activation domain-containing protein: MNIERSFTFDELEIDPKEIITTLGYTEESFFEPFPTYLAQAFECCKQLNDIKGAYRILKLDESCSDEKKVCVRDLQFHVGRTIRKELNGAENIAFFVCTAGAEISQLADKLLKGEDPVLGYVYDVIGSAIAEAVGDKIQEAISLSEHEAGKRITNRYSPGYCHWNVTDQHKLFSLFGEAVCGVKLTPSALMHPVKSISGLIGIGENVEFNDYQCNLCQLENCVYRDKH; this comes from the coding sequence ATGAACATTGAAAGAAGTTTTACATTTGACGAGCTGGAAATTGATCCGAAGGAGATTATAACAACTTTAGGATACACCGAGGAGTCGTTTTTTGAACCATTCCCAACTTATTTGGCTCAGGCGTTTGAGTGTTGTAAACAACTGAATGATATAAAAGGGGCGTACCGAATTCTCAAGTTAGATGAGTCTTGCTCTGATGAAAAAAAAGTATGCGTTCGGGATTTGCAATTTCACGTTGGACGAACGATTCGGAAAGAGCTAAACGGCGCGGAAAATATTGCATTCTTTGTATGTACTGCCGGAGCGGAGATTAGTCAGCTTGCTGATAAGTTGCTGAAGGGCGAAGACCCCGTTCTTGGCTACGTGTACGATGTAATTGGAAGTGCCATTGCGGAGGCTGTTGGCGATAAAATACAAGAAGCTATCAGCCTGAGTGAACATGAAGCAGGGAAAAGAATTACAAATAGATATAGTCCGGGATATTGTCATTGGAATGTGACCGATCAGCATAAATTATTTTCCCTTTTCGGAGAAGCTGTGTGCGGTGTAAAGCTGACACCATCGGCTTTAATGCATCCCGTGAAATCAATTAGCGGGCTAATTGGGATTGGTGAAAATGTTGAGTTTAACGATTATCAATGCAATCTTTGTCAACTTGAAAATTGTGTTTATCGAGATAAACATTAG
- a CDS encoding glycoside hydrolase family 43 protein → MKKGYWILAMLFIALVAFKQEKEYYVFSTFREPATDGLFLAYSEDGYHWNDLGGPYLAPEVGTQKVMRDPSIVQGPDGTFHFVWTSSWRDDLGIGYASSKDLINWSEQKHILLMDHDTSTVNVWAPELFYDDEKEEYIIVWASTVPYKFEKGIEDERNNHRQYYVTTKDFKTFSETKLFLDPGFSAIDGTIVKRAPNDYVLVFKDNTRPMRNIKVAFADSPVGPFHDISGPFTKFKTEGPTVAKVGDQYLIYFDSYGDYEYGAVSTTDFETFKNISDQVSLPEGHKHGTIFKVKQQIIDQLLANQPNLKKE, encoded by the coding sequence ATGAAAAAAGGATATTGGATATTGGCAATGCTGTTTATCGCGTTAGTGGCCTTCAAACAAGAAAAAGAATATTACGTATTTAGCACCTTCAGAGAGCCGGCAACCGATGGTTTGTTTTTAGCTTACAGCGAAGATGGTTATCATTGGAATGATTTGGGAGGACCATACTTGGCGCCAGAAGTTGGGACTCAAAAAGTCATGCGCGACCCTTCTATTGTGCAAGGGCCTGACGGTACTTTTCATTTTGTATGGACTTCATCATGGCGAGATGATTTAGGAATTGGTTATGCAAGCTCAAAAGACTTGATCAACTGGTCGGAGCAAAAACATATTTTGCTGATGGATCATGATACTTCTACTGTAAACGTTTGGGCTCCCGAGCTTTTTTATGACGACGAAAAGGAAGAATATATTATTGTTTGGGCATCAACAGTGCCCTACAAATTCGAAAAGGGAATTGAAGATGAGAGAAATAATCATCGACAATACTATGTCACAACCAAAGATTTTAAAACGTTTTCAGAAACTAAACTATTTCTCGATCCCGGTTTTAGCGCAATTGATGGGACGATTGTGAAGCGCGCTCCAAACGACTATGTGTTGGTGTTTAAAGACAATACGCGTCCAATGCGAAATATAAAGGTTGCCTTTGCTGATTCTCCGGTTGGACCTTTTCATGATATCTCCGGCCCATTTACGAAGTTTAAAACTGAAGGACCAACTGTCGCAAAAGTGGGCGATCAGTACTTGATTTATTTCGATTCGTATGGCGACTATGAATATGGAGCAGTGAGTACAACCGATTTTGAAACGTTTAAGAATATTTCGGATCAAGTTTCGCTTCCCGAAGGGCATAAGCATGGAACCATTTTTAAAGTAAAGCAGCAAATTATTGATCAGCTTTTGGCGAATCAGCCTAATTTGAAAAAGGAATAA
- a CDS encoding L-rhamnose mutarotase: protein MKFKRYCKTLALEDNFRLIEDYKKIHAPGACWTEITEGMKEVGILDMEIYIHGSQLFMIMDTIADFDHEQAMADLAKKPRQGEWEAYVSQFQQTSEDASADEKWQLMERIFEIDQENSYPAIEGQLKETYSNE, encoded by the coding sequence ATGAAATTTAAGAGATACTGCAAAACATTGGCTTTAGAAGATAATTTTCGGTTAATTGAAGACTATAAAAAGATTCATGCTCCGGGCGCTTGCTGGACTGAAATTACAGAAGGCATGAAAGAAGTGGGGATTCTGGATATGGAAATCTATATACACGGAAGCCAGTTGTTCATGATTATGGATACGATTGCTGATTTTGATCATGAACAGGCGATGGCCGACTTGGCCAAAAAACCACGACAAGGTGAATGGGAGGCTTATGTTTCCCAATTTCAGCAAACATCAGAGGATGCCTCAGCTGATGAGAAGTGGCAATTGATGGAACGAATTTTTGAGATCGATCAGGAGAACAGTTATCCGGCAATTGAAGGACAGCTAAAAGAAACATATTCCAATGAGTAA